The following is a genomic window from Phaseolus vulgaris cultivar G19833 chromosome 6, P. vulgaris v2.0, whole genome shotgun sequence.
CAATCTGCCAGAACTCAGGCCTCTTATCTGGTTGCAGGCTCCAACATTGCTCAACTAAAGCTCGCATAGCAGGTGGACAGTCTGATGGAATAACTGGCCTTGAATTCTGAATAAACACAAATATAAGTACTGAGAGAAGAAACAATATACAAAATCTGCTGGCTAACTACATTTTTCTCTAGACTCAAGTAAATCAAATATCAAAAAGAGTTAAACAGTTAGATGTTCATCTATCCTGTGAAATAAATCAGTTCTGTTCTTAGTAATATAGTAGCTAATACCACTCAAGGAGTAATTGacaaatacaataatttatttaatacatgTGTAAATAATTGTTAAGAAATCATTTGGTTGAACTTATACTTCAACTTGATTTCCCTTTAGACCCATTGGAGACAAAAGTCAGGGATGAAATGGATTTGCACCAACTCCACTGTTGCTCTCTAAGAAAAGGAGGCATTGACCAGAGGCTGTCAGCTATCAAAACTCTAGGTTTTGTAATAAACCGCAGTAAACATTAGGATGGGAATAAGCTGGTTTTGAATTTCATTTAGGGGCATTATAGTTTGACTTCCTCAGATGTAAACAGCAAGAGGAATCATTAACAGAACACGTCTTGTCTAGCTGCAACTCAACTCAAGTGAATCACTAACTATATGAAGCCTGGTTTGCATTACTCTACCATGGTAGCAGTTCAAAAAGGTCCAAAACAAATTCAAACTCtgttaaacaagaagaaccatAGAGAGGATAACAAAGTGAGATTTAGAGTGGAAGAAGGGGCTCAGGGCCTTCAGCAAGCATTTGAGAAATGCAAAGGGCAATCAAGATAATACAGaacatttacaaaaaaaaagctGGCAATAGCTAAAGAGTGAGATGTTCAGTACAAATGTAGATGACTTCAATTACAAAGGACTCATACCTTGTTTACAACGGCAAAAGCAGCCTGTATTGGATTCATGTCCTCATATGGAATAGTTCCAGTCAACATCTCCCATAAGATAAGCCCAAAACTGTAGACATCAACCTTTTTCCCATAGGATTTCTGTTTGATCATCTCGGGTGCCATCCAACGGTAGGTGCCAGGGTCATCAGCCAATAAGTCACAAGAGGCTTCCTCGCATGCAATGCCAAAATCAGCAATTTTAAGGCGATAGTCTTCGTTGATGAGGATATTCTCTGGCTTAAGGTCTCGATGAATGACACCTTGAGAATGTATATATTCCATACCGCGAGCAATATCCAGGGCAAAAGTTAATAGTTTTTCTAGAGAAATAGTTTGGCGCTCCAACTTATGCAAATATGCCCTCAAGGAACCTTCCGAAAGATACTCTGTGATGATGCAATAAACAGGTGGCTTTCTGCATGCTGCTGAGAACTGTAGTCACATCAAAACACACGAGGAAACAGGTACAAATCAGCATCCTCATAAATTATCCCAACATCATACGATCAACACAATTAAACCAAAACATAATATTTGAACATGATTAAAGGTTCAAATTCAACACAACAGATATATTCATCTTACTCAAAAGGCATACAAAAGAAGAGACAAAATGGCATCACCTTTATAACATTTTGATGGTGAAGGCGAGATAAAAGGGTAACTTCTCTAACGAACTGTTTCTCTAATCGACAAGCCAAATCTCCACTTTCATCGTCTTCGGGTTTCATAATGATTTTAACAGCAACTGATTCATCCTTATATACACCATGGTAAAGTCGGCTATGTGCTCCATGAGCAAACTTTAGGCCAAAAAACAGTTGAGACATGTCAATATTCCACTCTTCAGCTGTTTCGATAGCAGTAATCTTGCTTCCACCATTATCCAAAAACTTAGTCCATGCTGCATCCTTGTTGTGCTTTGACTTCACCTGCCTATTTGGACTACGGGGGGAAGGCAACTTTGAACTTGATTCCTTAGTCTCCCCAGAATCTTTGTTCATAACCCTATTACCTCTCTGGGGATTCGGTGTGGAGAACCTCCTCTGATCATGTTTAGCTTCCCTGAAGGCCTCAGAAAGAAAAGTCTCTGGCAATGGTGACAAAGATCTCTGCTTGTTCGTTATGGGGTGCCTCTGAGCCTGTGGGGCGGGCCTTGATTTTTGCTCTGACTGAATGCTGATAGGAACATGACCTAATCTAGATGGATCCAAACGATGGCACACTGTGTGTGAAAACTTTGTTCTCCTAATCCAAGAATAACTATCTTCCCCCATCTTATTCTCAACTTTTCCTTTCTACAAAAACTTCAATATTGAGATCTTGTACTTACAAAACTGAAACTCCTCCACCCCTAACTGAGACCCTTCAACAAGGAATGACCAAAAACCCAATCTTgacatttgaaaaacaaaaccGGGATTGGTTCGATTAAAAACTGAAGAtagaggcaaaacaaaatattattcaaCAAAGAACATCACCATCCATAAACTCAGAAGCCAAGCACCCCCATCTGTTCAAAACCCAACTTCCGTAAAAgcctgaaaaaaaaatccacacAAATATCTCTGTAAATTAATCCATCCAACAAAAAGGTAAAATGATCACAGAAACCATGAAATATacaaaagtaaaagaaaataactCATTTGTGTTGATAATGAAGAAACGGCCATGATTACGTACCTAATGGCCACAGAGGGTGGGAAAATCCGTAAACGAATCACATAGATACCAAACTAATAACAGATAAGGGTAAACCAGatttacaaagaaaagaaaaaaaaggcaaAGCAAAAGAAGCATGTGGAATTGTAATAAAACATGCATTACCTGAAAGGGTACAGGGCTTTCACCGAGGGGGGAAGAAGAAATAGGTGCTAAGGCAGAAATGGTGGTTCTGTTTGGCTTTTAACGTCTGCAAGGATAGAGAGAAATGGTGCACCTAATACCATCTTTTTCCTTAAGGAAAGAGAAAGACAGGTGGAGACTGCAGAGgatatctttctttctttctttctttttttaattaatttttaattttagaaagtAGCAGCGTAATATTTAGTAGGGTCATACAAGGATCTTGTCATACGCTACGTAAGATACCGGCAGAAAATAGACCATAAATTTCATTCAAGGTTCTACTGTGTGTGTCTGTCGGTTTTACAATTTCAAAACCTCACTCATCTCATCATCACCACCAACATGACActtttctataaatttttttatttttattaccatcttaaaaatgttattattatactataatatgatgaaattgttttttgtaATAGTTATAAATATGAACAGTGATGCATGTGGATAGGGACATAGTGTGATGGGTTAGGTTATAGTGGGGGTGGTGGGATGTGGGACCATGTGAGAAAGTCAGAGAAGAGTGAGAGGGAcataattttgtttgttttggtttggttttggAATGAATGAGAATGAATGATGgaggagagagagaaaggaaaaaAGGTTGAAATGTGGTGAGTGGAGGAATCTAAGTGTCACCGTTGAGGGAATTGGTACGGATGGGTGGTTACGTGTAAAcctttgttatttatttttagcaaCACTTGGAACTCACTGTTGCTAAATTCACACTTCCAACCactttttattatacttaacaCATCAAAGGAGCAAAGGTTTTTTAAGGTACGGTTCGCACGGATGTCTATCATTTCACTTTGCTTCCAAACTCATCAATTCTGTTCCATTTCAATTTAGGAAATACAAATTCACAACCcatttcagtttttatttttttttatatcgaattataatattcttttaaaatggCAACAGATAAAAATACCTTATATTGTGATATAAACTGATTATTGTAAAtctaaaatatgaattatttgtTTACAAATATATTcgtttaattaaagtttatatatatttaatacagTGACTGAATCACTTTAAATTCATTTAGTTCAACAGGATATGATTCTAAGATAACAAAAATCAATGAAAATCATgtttcattgattttttttttatttcgttTGTCGGgccataaaaaataataaagaagtCCATCCTTTGTTTGGCTGGTGCAAATTGCAAAATATTGAATGATATAATTGGGCCTGCGATACAAGAACCCATACAAACTTTAAGCCCAAATAAGCAGATCTATGGTTTGGGCTAAGTTGACAAATTTgattttccttcatttttttattattgattaaatattaaatttatcattCAACATTTTAAAGATCAAacttatttcataaaaaataatagtgaAACTATTTTCAACATATATTATGAATTGGtttcttctatttttaaattttattcaaagcaattaaatttaaaattcaccAAATTAAATGGCTGGTCTGAAAAACCataaaattttacttatttatagttagattgatttattttttccGTTATCAAAATTTCATTCAAAAGACAATCAATTTAACAATAGTTGGGTTTTCCTATTACTTTTTAATTCCAAAACAACAATTAACGACCAATTTTATTGTAACAGAACTATTTCGAAAATAACAATctagaattataaaaaattcgttttgaaaaatattactctagaataaattttaaaattattatgattttttttttctataataataatttttattataaaatgttctagaatgaattttctataaaaggtattaaaatattttagatgcAGCGaaatttgaaaaacacttaaaagataatttagttatttaacatttttaggAGCTTCAGGACAAAATCATCAGTAGTTACAGGAAGAAAGTGTCACTGAGCCCAAAGACAAAAACACAATTCATGGGCCATTCATGGACCAAAACGTATACAAACAAACCACGACCTAGTTTGGACGAATTTGTAGCatgttaaaaaatgtaaaaaatattaaaataaatttgttaataagtaacaatacaataaaatcattaaataaaaattaattttagataaaaataataattagttgttataatgattaaattagaaatccttttatagactaaaaaagttattagtttttaaattagtttctattattgataaatagtttctaaattggtatttagctaccaaggttttaattGCCAATCATTTAGAATCTAGATTTAGTATAAAaatcttggtaactaattagataccaatttagaaactatataccaataatataaacaaatttagaaatcaataatttttttagtctttaaaatggtttctaatttagtcactaactaattattttttgtctttaaaattattttttatttaataaaataaattaagttctgaattaattaattttataaaagtaatataatttttttgaattctatttttaatttttatagaaactatttttaacttatatttttttcttcataatttCTTGTAATTTTTTGGTATCACTCCGGGTGGGTGCTTGTATCCTATCATCTCATGCAGTCCATTACAAATTTCACATGTGCCCACCAAAAAATCTCCACTTTGGtttagaaaaaaatcaaaccacTTGTTCGatgtaattattaaaatctCCGATTTCATAGCAGATAGTTTAGGGCTTAACCTTAACAAAACCTTATAAGTTCGATGTAATTATTACTAATTGTCCAGGTGAGATCTCTGaactcataattttttttttacaatttacgTGCGAAAAcatgaaggaaaaaaaatgatgCAAGACAAATTGTTCGTGTTGAAAAGTGGTGTATGATATATGAACTCCAAGAGTAGCTTTGAAATGCACACTCATTTCCACAATTTATTTTGATGTACATGTGTATGGGACATTTACCAATCACTC
Proteins encoded in this region:
- the LOC137832582 gene encoding serine/threonine/tyrosine-protein kinase HT1-like — its product is MGEDSYSWIRRTKFSHTVCHRLDPSRLGHVPISIQSEQKSRPAPQAQRHPITNKQRSLSPLPETFLSEAFREAKHDQRRFSTPNPQRGNRVMNKDSGETKESSSKLPSPRSPNRQVKSKHNKDAAWTKFLDNGGSKITAIETAEEWNIDMSQLFFGLKFAHGAHSRLYHGVYKDESVAVKIIMKPEDDESGDLACRLEKQFVREVTLLSRLHHQNVIKFSAACRKPPVYCIITEYLSEGSLRAYLHKLERQTISLEKLLTFALDIARGMEYIHSQGVIHRDLKPENILINEDYRLKIADFGIACEEASCDLLADDPGTYRWMAPEMIKQKSYGKKVDVYSFGLILWEMLTGTIPYEDMNPIQAAFAVVNKNSRPVIPSDCPPAMRALVEQCWSLQPDKRPEFWQIVKILEQFESALARDGTLSLVPNPCWDTKKGVLHWIQKLGPVQQNSGPVPKPKFT